The Psychrobacillus sp. FSL K6-2836 nucleotide sequence AAAAAAAGCCCCCGCCATTATTAAAAGGTAGTATGAACCTTATATTTTTTCATTCCTCTATGGAATACATTAAAATCATTTCTATGAAAACAATAAAACCAAATATAATAGCCAGTTTACCTTTTCCTGCTGCAAATAGTGCAGTCGTAGCAAGAGCAAATACGATTATTTGTAGTAATATTCGAATAGGAATTGTCACCGGAAAAGTGGCTTTCGGAGCAATGAAAGTTCCCCAAAATATTGCAACTAGTAAGGGTGTTCCTATTCCAAATACAGTATTGATGAACCATCCTTTGTTCATGTGAAAGCCCCAGTAAGAAAAAGCACCAAGTGCAAATAGCTCCATAGCAAAAAACAAGCCAAATACTGTATATTTGAATAGCAACATTCCTAATACCCCCCTAACTTTCTCTTCATAGTTTTTATGTATTCCTCTAGTTGATCGGAAGGTTGAAGAACTGTATTTCCATGACATACTTCTAACTGCTTTGGCTTTAATAGGCTTATAATATTAGCACTTTCTACTGCTTGCTTCATATCTGCTGTGAACGTAGGCATAGGCTGCTTGAGCTTTCCCTTTTTCGAAGTGAACAGATCTCCAGCTAA carries:
- a CDS encoding YrdB family protein; the protein is MLLFKYTVFGLFFAMELFALGAFSYWGFHMNKGWFINTVFGIGTPLLVAIFWGTFIAPKATFPVTIPIRILLQIIVFALATTALFAAGKGKLAIIFGFIVFIEMILMYSIEE